In one Carassius carassius chromosome 48, fCarCar2.1, whole genome shotgun sequence genomic region, the following are encoded:
- the cacna2d2b gene encoding voltage-dependent calcium channel subunit alpha-2/delta-2b isoform X1: MARWAHACLLLMMGIFSGSWTAVDALTFPQHYTIMHWARRIEQEIDRVLQHISGAQQLKGIYSEKRRQFSLVRNNPREIVEKVATDIERLLAKKRKALEKLASEAERLQKDHRWQDGIKEENIEYYNSKAEMDYDGEDIDSQMSLKLEFVYDPNFKNHVNYSHTAVQIPTDIYKGAPVILNELNWTQALERVFIENSRDDPSLLWQAFGSATGVTRYYPAAPWRAPDKIDLYDVRRRPWYIQGASSPKDMVILVDVSGSVSGLTLKLIKASVMEMLDTLSDDDYVNVARFNEKAEAVVPCFKHLVQANVRNKKIFKEAVQQMQAKGTTDYKSGFHFAFNQLLNKTNVPRANCNKIIMLFTDGGEDRAQDIFEQYNWPNKTVRVFTFSVGQHNYDVTPLQWIACANKGYYFEIRSICAIRINTQEYLDVLGRPMVLAGRSAKQVQWTNVYQDALGLGLVVTGTMPVFNLTVDGNSQNQLILGVMGVDVHLDELKRLTPQYKLGANGYIFAIDPNGYVLMHPNLQPRVLEEEDLPEPVTLDFLDAEVEDSSKQEIRRQMIDGRSGEMTIKTLIKSMDERYIDEVTRMYSWTAINDTDYSLGLVLPPYSEYYIQADLSDVMLQLQYLQSLLPNSFESAGHVFLAPREYCKRLQMAENNTQFLADFLSLMVEISPESEDCDQGLIHNLILDSGILWNLATRVWQNKDLNTYGFLALFASTNGGVTRVYPNIAAESWDEDPEPLNSNFYRRTLDNKGYIFRTPTRTSMDDLLISENGTLGILVTTAVEVVIGGKTMKPAVVGVKLDLEAWVDKFKILASNVSDSRQATHKCGPSRSCEMDCEVNSDDLLCYLIDDGGFLVMSNQRDHWKKVGLFFGEVDPYLMFALYNNSIYARHQTFQYQSACEPMASSHTGAAHRGFYVPSIADFLSLAWWTSAAAWSVLQQFLYGLIYSSWFTSEDVWAESSDTKGSSSCVTVHSQFYFTNTTNSFNMLQDCGNCSRCVCEIHLCILTHIFPNTNSLSVRLFHAKRIENTNLLFVVAETLPCSSCEIEKLLPVRTKSQEENPCEVLNSARYRKGPDKCFDYNSEENTSECGSAHSLHCPMRFLLWIQLLLLYLILQS; encoded by the exons gaTCATGCACTGGGCTCGTCGCATTGAACAGGAGATTGACAGAGTCCTGCAGCACATCAGTGGTGCTCAGCAACTTAAAGGg ATCTACAGTGAGAAGAGAAGGCAGTTCAGTCTGGTCAGAAATAACCCTCGAGAAATCGTAGAGAAAGTTGCGACTGACATTGAGAGACTGCTGGCCAAGAAACGCAAAGCGCTTGAG AAACTCGCGAGTGAAGCAGAGCGTCTTCAGAAAGATCATCGGTGGCAGGATGGGATCAAG gaggaaaatattgaatattataaCTCTAAAGCAGAGATGGACTAT GACGGTGAGGACATTGATTCCCAGATGTCATTGAAACTGGAGTTTGTGTACGATCCAAATTTTAAAAACCACGTGAATTACTCACACACCGCCGTCCAGATCCCCACAGACATCTACAAAGGCG CTCCGGTGATTCTGAACGAGCTGAACTGGACGCAGGCATTAGAGCGAGTCTTCATAGAGAACAGCAGAGACGACCCGTCGTTGCTCTGGCAAGCGTTTGGTAGCGCCACCGGTGTCACAAGATACTACCCAG CTGCTCCCTGGAGGGCGCCGGATAAGATTGACCTTTATGATGTACGACGCCGACCATG GTACATTCAAGGAGCGTCCTCGCCCAAAGATATGGTCATCCTCGTAGACGT GAGCGGAAGCGTCAGTGGACTCACTCTCAAACTGATCAAAGCTTCGGTCATGGAAATGCTCGACACACTCTCAGACGACGATTACGTCAACGTGGCCAGG TTCAATGAGAAGGCCGAGGCGGTGGTTCCCTGTTTTAAGCACCTGGTTCAGGCAAATGTACGCAATAAGAAGATCTTTAAAGAGGCTGTGCAGCAGATGCAGGCCAAAGGAACCACCGATTACAAATCCGGCTTTCACTTCGCTTTCAACCAGCTGCTCAAT AAGACGAATGTTCCTCGAGCCAACTGTAATAAAATCATCATGTTATTTACTGACGGAGGGGAGGACCGAGCTCAGGACATCTTTGAGCAGTACAACTGGCCCAATAAGACG GTCCGTGTGTTCACGTTCTCAGTGGGGCAGCACAATTATGATGTCACTCCGCTGCAGTGGATCGCATGTGCTAATAAGG GATACTATTTCGAGATCCGCTCCATCTGTGCTATAAGGATTAACACCCAG GAATATCTGGACGTGTTGGGACGCCCCATGGTTCTGGCAGGAAGAAGTGCCAAGCAGGTGCAATGGACCAACGTCTATCAGGACGCACTG GGTCTGGGGCTGGTGGTGACTGGAACGATGCCGGTGTTCAACCTCACTGTGGACGGAAACTCTCAG aATCAGCTGATTTTAGGGGTGATGGGGGTCGACGTACATCTGGATGAGCTGAAGAGACTCACGCCACAATACAAG CTGGGAGCAAATGGATACATCTTTGCCATCGACCCAAATGGATACGTGCTGATGCACCCGAACCTGCAGCCTCGA gttttggagGAAGAGGATTTGCCGGAGCCCGTGACGCTGGACTTCCTGGATGCAGAAGTAGAAGACAGCAGCAAACAGGAG ATTCGTAGGCAAATGATTGATGGCCGATCGGGAGAGATGACAATCAAAACTCTAATTAAATCAATGGATGAG CGCTACATTGACGAGGTCACGCGTATGTACAGCTGGACGGCCATTAACGACACTGATTACAG TCTGGGTCTGGTACTTCCTCCATACAGTGAATATTACATCCAGGCTGATCTCAGCGATGTCATGTTACAGCTGCAGT ATTTACAGTCTCTGCTGCCGAACTCGTTTGAGTCGGCTGGTCACGTGTTTCTAGCTCCCAG AGAATACTGCAAGCGTCTGCAGATGGCTGAGAATAACACACAGTTCCTGGCGGACTTCCTGTCTCTGATGGTGGAGATCTCACCTGAATCTGAAGACT GTGATCAAGGTCTCATTCATAACCTGATCTTGGATTCTGGGATCCTCTGGAATCTCGCCACACGCGTCTGGCAGAACAAGGATCTCAACAC GTATGGCTTCCTGGCGCTGTTCGCATCTACCAATGGAGGCGTCACACGCGTTTACCCCAACAT agctgCTGAATCATGGGACGAGGATCCCGAACCTCTGAACTCAAACTTCTACCGTCGCACTCTGGACAACAAAGGCTACATCTTCAGGACACCGACTCGAACCT CTATGGATGATCTTTTAATCTCAGAGAACGGCACTTTGGGGATTTTGGTCACCACGGCCGTTGAGGTTGTGATCGGGGGCAAAACCATGAAGCCTGCAG TGGTCGGCGTTAAGCTGGATTTGGAGGCTTGGGTCGACAAGTTCAAGATCCTCGCCAGCAACGTGTCAGACAGCAGACAGGCCACACATAAG TGCGGCCCCTCCAGATCCTGTGAGATGGACTGTGAAGTGAACAGCGAT GATTTGTTGTGTTACTTGATCGATGACGGCGGTTTCCTGGTGATGTCCAATCAGAGAGATCACTGGAAGAAG GTGGGTTTGTTCTTCGGCGAGGTCGACCCCTACCTGATGTTCGCCCTCTACAACAACTCAATCTACGCCCGTCATCAGACCTTCCAGTATCAGTCGGCCTGCGAGCCAATGGCCAGCAGCCACACTGGAGCCGCGCACAGAGGATTCTACGTG CCCTCCATTGCTGATTTTCTCAGTCTGGCCTGGTGGACGTCAGCAGCGGCGTG GTCTGTTCTGCAGCAGTTCCTGTATGGACTCATCTACAGCAGCTGGTTCACCTCAG AAGATGTCTGGGCTGAGAGTTCGGACACTAAAGGGAGCAGCAGCTGTGTGACGGTTCACAGTCAGTTCTACTTCACCAACACCACCAACTCCTTCAATATGCTGCAGGATTGTGGgaactgctccaggtgtgtgtgtgaaattcatTTGTGCATATTAACGCACATTTTTCCCAACACAAACTCTCTTTCTGTCAGGTTGTTCCACGCCAAGCGTATAGAAAACACAAACCTGTTGTTCGTGGTGGCTGAGACGCTGCCCTGCAGCTCCTGCGAGATCGAGAAACTCCTTCCTGTCAGAACAAAGT CTCAAGAAGAAAATCCATGTGAGGTGTTAAACTCCGCCCGCTATCGGAAAGGCCCTGACAAATGCTTTGACTACAACTCGGAG GAGAACACGTCGGAGTGTGGCAGCGCTCACTCTTTACACTGTCCGATGCGATTTCTGCTCTGGATTCAGTTATTGTTGCTTTACCTCATTCTACAATCGTAA
- the cacna2d2b gene encoding voltage-dependent calcium channel subunit alpha-2/delta-2b isoform X8, translating to MARWAHACLLLMMGIFSGSWTAVDALTFPQHYTIMHWARRIEQEIDRVLQHISGAQQLKGIYSEKRRQFSLVRNNPREIVEKVATDIERLLAKKRKALEKLASEAERLQKDHRWQDGIKEENIEYYNSKAEMDYDGEDIDSQMSLKLEFVYDPNFKNHVNYSHTAVQIPTDIYKGAPVILNELNWTQALERVFIENSRDDPSLLWQAFGSATGVTRYYPAAPWRAPDKIDLYDVRRRPWYIQGASSPKDMVILVDVSGSVSGLTLKLIKASVMEMLDTLSDDDYVNVARFNEKAEAVVPCFKHLVQANVRNKKIFKEAVQQMQAKGTTDYKSGFHFAFNQLLNKTNVPRANCNKIIMLFTDGGEDRAQDIFEQYNWPNKTVRVFTFSVGQHNYDVTPLQWIACANKGYYFEIRSICAIRINTQEYLDVLGRPMVLAGRSAKQVQWTNVYQDALGLGLVVTGTMPVFNLTVDGNSQNQLILGVMGVDVHLDELKRLTPQYKLGANGYIFAIDPNGYVLMHPNLQPREEDLPEPVTLDFLDAEVEDSSKQEIRRQMIDGRSGEMTIKTLIKSMDERYIDEVTRMYSWTAINDTDYSLGLVLPPYSEYYIQADLSDVMLQLQYLQSLLPNSFESAGHVFLAPREYCKRLQMAENNTQFLADFLSLMVEISPESEDCDQGLIHNLILDSGILWNLATRVWQNKDLNTYGFLALFASTNGGVTRVYPNIAAESWDEDPEPLNSNFYRRTLDNKGYIFRTPTRTSMDDLLISENGTLGILVTTAVEVVIGGKTMKPAVVGVKLDLEAWVDKFKILASNVSDSRQATHKCGPSRSCEMDCEVNSDDLLCYLIDDGGFLVMSNQRDHWKKVGLFFGEVDPYLMFALYNNSIYARHQTFQYQSACEPMASSHTGAAHRGFYVPSIADFLSLAWWTSAAAWSVLQQFLYGLIYSSWFTSEDVWAESSDTKGSSSCVTVHSQFYFTNTTNSFNMLQDCGNCSRLFHAKRIENTNLLFVVAETLPCSSCEIEKLLPVRTKSQEENPCEVLNSARYRKGPDKCFDYNSEENTSECGSAHSLHCPMRFLLWIQLLLLYLILQS from the exons gaTCATGCACTGGGCTCGTCGCATTGAACAGGAGATTGACAGAGTCCTGCAGCACATCAGTGGTGCTCAGCAACTTAAAGGg ATCTACAGTGAGAAGAGAAGGCAGTTCAGTCTGGTCAGAAATAACCCTCGAGAAATCGTAGAGAAAGTTGCGACTGACATTGAGAGACTGCTGGCCAAGAAACGCAAAGCGCTTGAG AAACTCGCGAGTGAAGCAGAGCGTCTTCAGAAAGATCATCGGTGGCAGGATGGGATCAAG gaggaaaatattgaatattataaCTCTAAAGCAGAGATGGACTAT GACGGTGAGGACATTGATTCCCAGATGTCATTGAAACTGGAGTTTGTGTACGATCCAAATTTTAAAAACCACGTGAATTACTCACACACCGCCGTCCAGATCCCCACAGACATCTACAAAGGCG CTCCGGTGATTCTGAACGAGCTGAACTGGACGCAGGCATTAGAGCGAGTCTTCATAGAGAACAGCAGAGACGACCCGTCGTTGCTCTGGCAAGCGTTTGGTAGCGCCACCGGTGTCACAAGATACTACCCAG CTGCTCCCTGGAGGGCGCCGGATAAGATTGACCTTTATGATGTACGACGCCGACCATG GTACATTCAAGGAGCGTCCTCGCCCAAAGATATGGTCATCCTCGTAGACGT GAGCGGAAGCGTCAGTGGACTCACTCTCAAACTGATCAAAGCTTCGGTCATGGAAATGCTCGACACACTCTCAGACGACGATTACGTCAACGTGGCCAGG TTCAATGAGAAGGCCGAGGCGGTGGTTCCCTGTTTTAAGCACCTGGTTCAGGCAAATGTACGCAATAAGAAGATCTTTAAAGAGGCTGTGCAGCAGATGCAGGCCAAAGGAACCACCGATTACAAATCCGGCTTTCACTTCGCTTTCAACCAGCTGCTCAAT AAGACGAATGTTCCTCGAGCCAACTGTAATAAAATCATCATGTTATTTACTGACGGAGGGGAGGACCGAGCTCAGGACATCTTTGAGCAGTACAACTGGCCCAATAAGACG GTCCGTGTGTTCACGTTCTCAGTGGGGCAGCACAATTATGATGTCACTCCGCTGCAGTGGATCGCATGTGCTAATAAGG GATACTATTTCGAGATCCGCTCCATCTGTGCTATAAGGATTAACACCCAG GAATATCTGGACGTGTTGGGACGCCCCATGGTTCTGGCAGGAAGAAGTGCCAAGCAGGTGCAATGGACCAACGTCTATCAGGACGCACTG GGTCTGGGGCTGGTGGTGACTGGAACGATGCCGGTGTTCAACCTCACTGTGGACGGAAACTCTCAG aATCAGCTGATTTTAGGGGTGATGGGGGTCGACGTACATCTGGATGAGCTGAAGAGACTCACGCCACAATACAAG CTGGGAGCAAATGGATACATCTTTGCCATCGACCCAAATGGATACGTGCTGATGCACCCGAACCTGCAGCCTCGA GAAGAGGATTTGCCGGAGCCCGTGACGCTGGACTTCCTGGATGCAGAAGTAGAAGACAGCAGCAAACAGGAG ATTCGTAGGCAAATGATTGATGGCCGATCGGGAGAGATGACAATCAAAACTCTAATTAAATCAATGGATGAG CGCTACATTGACGAGGTCACGCGTATGTACAGCTGGACGGCCATTAACGACACTGATTACAG TCTGGGTCTGGTACTTCCTCCATACAGTGAATATTACATCCAGGCTGATCTCAGCGATGTCATGTTACAGCTGCAGT ATTTACAGTCTCTGCTGCCGAACTCGTTTGAGTCGGCTGGTCACGTGTTTCTAGCTCCCAG AGAATACTGCAAGCGTCTGCAGATGGCTGAGAATAACACACAGTTCCTGGCGGACTTCCTGTCTCTGATGGTGGAGATCTCACCTGAATCTGAAGACT GTGATCAAGGTCTCATTCATAACCTGATCTTGGATTCTGGGATCCTCTGGAATCTCGCCACACGCGTCTGGCAGAACAAGGATCTCAACAC GTATGGCTTCCTGGCGCTGTTCGCATCTACCAATGGAGGCGTCACACGCGTTTACCCCAACAT agctgCTGAATCATGGGACGAGGATCCCGAACCTCTGAACTCAAACTTCTACCGTCGCACTCTGGACAACAAAGGCTACATCTTCAGGACACCGACTCGAACCT CTATGGATGATCTTTTAATCTCAGAGAACGGCACTTTGGGGATTTTGGTCACCACGGCCGTTGAGGTTGTGATCGGGGGCAAAACCATGAAGCCTGCAG TGGTCGGCGTTAAGCTGGATTTGGAGGCTTGGGTCGACAAGTTCAAGATCCTCGCCAGCAACGTGTCAGACAGCAGACAGGCCACACATAAG TGCGGCCCCTCCAGATCCTGTGAGATGGACTGTGAAGTGAACAGCGAT GATTTGTTGTGTTACTTGATCGATGACGGCGGTTTCCTGGTGATGTCCAATCAGAGAGATCACTGGAAGAAG GTGGGTTTGTTCTTCGGCGAGGTCGACCCCTACCTGATGTTCGCCCTCTACAACAACTCAATCTACGCCCGTCATCAGACCTTCCAGTATCAGTCGGCCTGCGAGCCAATGGCCAGCAGCCACACTGGAGCCGCGCACAGAGGATTCTACGTG CCCTCCATTGCTGATTTTCTCAGTCTGGCCTGGTGGACGTCAGCAGCGGCGTG GTCTGTTCTGCAGCAGTTCCTGTATGGACTCATCTACAGCAGCTGGTTCACCTCAG AAGATGTCTGGGCTGAGAGTTCGGACACTAAAGGGAGCAGCAGCTGTGTGACGGTTCACAGTCAGTTCTACTTCACCAACACCACCAACTCCTTCAATATGCTGCAGGATTGTGGgaactgctccag GTTGTTCCACGCCAAGCGTATAGAAAACACAAACCTGTTGTTCGTGGTGGCTGAGACGCTGCCCTGCAGCTCCTGCGAGATCGAGAAACTCCTTCCTGTCAGAACAAAGT CTCAAGAAGAAAATCCATGTGAGGTGTTAAACTCCGCCCGCTATCGGAAAGGCCCTGACAAATGCTTTGACTACAACTCGGAG GAGAACACGTCGGAGTGTGGCAGCGCTCACTCTTTACACTGTCCGATGCGATTTCTGCTCTGGATTCAGTTATTGTTGCTTTACCTCATTCTACAATCGTAA
- the cacna2d2b gene encoding voltage-dependent calcium channel subunit alpha-2/delta-2b isoform X6 gives MARWAHACLLLMMGIFSGSWTAVDALTFPQHYTIMHWARRIEQEIDRVLQHISGAQQLKGIYSEKRRQFSLVRNNPREIVEKVATDIERLLAKKRKALEKLASEAERLQKDHRWQDGIKEENIEYYNSKAEMDYDGEDIDSQMSLKLEFVYDPNFKNHVNYSHTAVQIPTDIYKGAPVILNELNWTQALERVFIENSRDDPSLLWQAFGSATGVTRYYPAAPWRAPDKIDLYDVRRRPWYIQGASSPKDMVILVDVSGSVSGLTLKLIKASVMEMLDTLSDDDYVNVARFNEKAEAVVPCFKHLVQANVRNKKIFKEAVQQMQAKGTTDYKSGFHFAFNQLLNKTNVPRANCNKIIMLFTDGGEDRAQDIFEQYNWPNKTVRVFTFSVGQHNYDVTPLQWIACANKGYYFEIRSICAIRINTQEYLDVLGRPMVLAGRSAKQVQWTNVYQDALGLGLVVTGTMPVFNLTVDGNSQNQLILGVMGVDVHLDELKRLTPQYKLGANGYIFAIDPNGYVLMHPNLQPRVLEEEDLPEPVTLDFLDAEVEDSSKQEIRRQMIDGRSGEMTIKTLIKSMDERYIDEVTRMYSWTAINDTDYSLGLVLPPYSEYYIQADLSDVMLQLQYLQSLLPNSFESAGHVFLAPREYCKRLQMAENNTQFLADFLSLMVEISPESEDCDQGLIHNLILDSGILWNLATRVWQNKDLNTYGFLALFASTNGGVTRVYPNIAAESWDEDPEPLNSNFYRRTLDNKGYIFRTPTRTSMDDLLISENGTLGILVTTAVEVVIGGKTMKPAVVGVKLDLEAWVDKFKILASNVSDSRQATHKCGPSRSCEMDCEVNSDDLLCYLIDDGGFLVMSNQRDHWKKVGLFFGEVDPYLMFALYNNSIYARHQTFQYQSACEPMASSHTGAAHRGFYVPSIADFLSLAWWTSAAAWSVLQQFLYGLIYSSWFTSEDVWAESSDTKGSSSCVTVHSQFYFTNTTNSFNMLQDCGNCSRLFHAKRIENTNLLFVVAETLPCSSCEIEKLLPVRTKSQEENPCEVLNSARYRKGPDKCFDYNSEENTSECGSAHSLHCPMRFLLWIQLLLLYLILQS, from the exons gaTCATGCACTGGGCTCGTCGCATTGAACAGGAGATTGACAGAGTCCTGCAGCACATCAGTGGTGCTCAGCAACTTAAAGGg ATCTACAGTGAGAAGAGAAGGCAGTTCAGTCTGGTCAGAAATAACCCTCGAGAAATCGTAGAGAAAGTTGCGACTGACATTGAGAGACTGCTGGCCAAGAAACGCAAAGCGCTTGAG AAACTCGCGAGTGAAGCAGAGCGTCTTCAGAAAGATCATCGGTGGCAGGATGGGATCAAG gaggaaaatattgaatattataaCTCTAAAGCAGAGATGGACTAT GACGGTGAGGACATTGATTCCCAGATGTCATTGAAACTGGAGTTTGTGTACGATCCAAATTTTAAAAACCACGTGAATTACTCACACACCGCCGTCCAGATCCCCACAGACATCTACAAAGGCG CTCCGGTGATTCTGAACGAGCTGAACTGGACGCAGGCATTAGAGCGAGTCTTCATAGAGAACAGCAGAGACGACCCGTCGTTGCTCTGGCAAGCGTTTGGTAGCGCCACCGGTGTCACAAGATACTACCCAG CTGCTCCCTGGAGGGCGCCGGATAAGATTGACCTTTATGATGTACGACGCCGACCATG GTACATTCAAGGAGCGTCCTCGCCCAAAGATATGGTCATCCTCGTAGACGT GAGCGGAAGCGTCAGTGGACTCACTCTCAAACTGATCAAAGCTTCGGTCATGGAAATGCTCGACACACTCTCAGACGACGATTACGTCAACGTGGCCAGG TTCAATGAGAAGGCCGAGGCGGTGGTTCCCTGTTTTAAGCACCTGGTTCAGGCAAATGTACGCAATAAGAAGATCTTTAAAGAGGCTGTGCAGCAGATGCAGGCCAAAGGAACCACCGATTACAAATCCGGCTTTCACTTCGCTTTCAACCAGCTGCTCAAT AAGACGAATGTTCCTCGAGCCAACTGTAATAAAATCATCATGTTATTTACTGACGGAGGGGAGGACCGAGCTCAGGACATCTTTGAGCAGTACAACTGGCCCAATAAGACG GTCCGTGTGTTCACGTTCTCAGTGGGGCAGCACAATTATGATGTCACTCCGCTGCAGTGGATCGCATGTGCTAATAAGG GATACTATTTCGAGATCCGCTCCATCTGTGCTATAAGGATTAACACCCAG GAATATCTGGACGTGTTGGGACGCCCCATGGTTCTGGCAGGAAGAAGTGCCAAGCAGGTGCAATGGACCAACGTCTATCAGGACGCACTG GGTCTGGGGCTGGTGGTGACTGGAACGATGCCGGTGTTCAACCTCACTGTGGACGGAAACTCTCAG aATCAGCTGATTTTAGGGGTGATGGGGGTCGACGTACATCTGGATGAGCTGAAGAGACTCACGCCACAATACAAG CTGGGAGCAAATGGATACATCTTTGCCATCGACCCAAATGGATACGTGCTGATGCACCCGAACCTGCAGCCTCGA gttttggagGAAGAGGATTTGCCGGAGCCCGTGACGCTGGACTTCCTGGATGCAGAAGTAGAAGACAGCAGCAAACAGGAG ATTCGTAGGCAAATGATTGATGGCCGATCGGGAGAGATGACAATCAAAACTCTAATTAAATCAATGGATGAG CGCTACATTGACGAGGTCACGCGTATGTACAGCTGGACGGCCATTAACGACACTGATTACAG TCTGGGTCTGGTACTTCCTCCATACAGTGAATATTACATCCAGGCTGATCTCAGCGATGTCATGTTACAGCTGCAGT ATTTACAGTCTCTGCTGCCGAACTCGTTTGAGTCGGCTGGTCACGTGTTTCTAGCTCCCAG AGAATACTGCAAGCGTCTGCAGATGGCTGAGAATAACACACAGTTCCTGGCGGACTTCCTGTCTCTGATGGTGGAGATCTCACCTGAATCTGAAGACT GTGATCAAGGTCTCATTCATAACCTGATCTTGGATTCTGGGATCCTCTGGAATCTCGCCACACGCGTCTGGCAGAACAAGGATCTCAACAC GTATGGCTTCCTGGCGCTGTTCGCATCTACCAATGGAGGCGTCACACGCGTTTACCCCAACAT agctgCTGAATCATGGGACGAGGATCCCGAACCTCTGAACTCAAACTTCTACCGTCGCACTCTGGACAACAAAGGCTACATCTTCAGGACACCGACTCGAACCT CTATGGATGATCTTTTAATCTCAGAGAACGGCACTTTGGGGATTTTGGTCACCACGGCCGTTGAGGTTGTGATCGGGGGCAAAACCATGAAGCCTGCAG TGGTCGGCGTTAAGCTGGATTTGGAGGCTTGGGTCGACAAGTTCAAGATCCTCGCCAGCAACGTGTCAGACAGCAGACAGGCCACACATAAG TGCGGCCCCTCCAGATCCTGTGAGATGGACTGTGAAGTGAACAGCGAT GATTTGTTGTGTTACTTGATCGATGACGGCGGTTTCCTGGTGATGTCCAATCAGAGAGATCACTGGAAGAAG GTGGGTTTGTTCTTCGGCGAGGTCGACCCCTACCTGATGTTCGCCCTCTACAACAACTCAATCTACGCCCGTCATCAGACCTTCCAGTATCAGTCGGCCTGCGAGCCAATGGCCAGCAGCCACACTGGAGCCGCGCACAGAGGATTCTACGTG CCCTCCATTGCTGATTTTCTCAGTCTGGCCTGGTGGACGTCAGCAGCGGCGTG GTCTGTTCTGCAGCAGTTCCTGTATGGACTCATCTACAGCAGCTGGTTCACCTCAG AAGATGTCTGGGCTGAGAGTTCGGACACTAAAGGGAGCAGCAGCTGTGTGACGGTTCACAGTCAGTTCTACTTCACCAACACCACCAACTCCTTCAATATGCTGCAGGATTGTGGgaactgctccag GTTGTTCCACGCCAAGCGTATAGAAAACACAAACCTGTTGTTCGTGGTGGCTGAGACGCTGCCCTGCAGCTCCTGCGAGATCGAGAAACTCCTTCCTGTCAGAACAAAGT CTCAAGAAGAAAATCCATGTGAGGTGTTAAACTCCGCCCGCTATCGGAAAGGCCCTGACAAATGCTTTGACTACAACTCGGAG GAGAACACGTCGGAGTGTGGCAGCGCTCACTCTTTACACTGTCCGATGCGATTTCTGCTCTGGATTCAGTTATTGTTGCTTTACCTCATTCTACAATCGTAA